In one Carassius carassius chromosome 48, fCarCar2.1, whole genome shotgun sequence genomic region, the following are encoded:
- the LOC132131180 gene encoding regulator of G-protein signaling 21-like gives MMDRMAKMKKSTQDLSRERLIYFRNPDTTTEQNEMKQTNWRSRMFFKTFPVRESCHTMPQIKSYGPTTIEVTRWAQSLDNLLSSKCGLTALRLFMKSEHSEENIEFWMACEEFRKIRSRSKLKSRAKTIYDEFIRPDSPKEINLDFYTRESLHQSLLIPTQWSFKAAQNRVYFLMEHNSYHRFLDSELYQKLCRIAAGER, from the exons ATGATGGATAGAAtggcaaaaatgaaaaaatcaaCGCAAGATTTGAGCAGGGAGCGTTTGATCTACTTCAGGAACCCTGATACGACTACAGAACAGAACGAAATGAA acaaacaaactggAGATCGAGAATGTTTTTTAAGACTTTTCCTGTGAGAGAATCATGCCACACAATGCCACAGATAAAATCATACGG GCCAACTACTATAGAAGTTACTCGATGGGCTCAGTCTCTGGACAACTTGCTGAGTagcaaat GTGGATTAACTGCTTTGCGACTTTTCATGAAGTCTGAGCACAGCGAGGAGAACATCGAGTTCTGGATGGCTTGTGAAGAGTTCAGAAAGATCAGGTCCAGATCAAAACTCAAATCCAGGGCAAAAACCATATACGATGAATTCATCAGGCCAGATTCTCCAAAAGAG ATCAACCTGGATTTCTACACAAGAGAGTCCCTTCACCAAAGCCTTCTGATCCCAACGCAGTGGAGTTTCAAAGCAGCCCAAAACAGAGTTTACTTCCTGATGGAGCACAACTCGTACCATCGGTTCCTGGACTCTGAACTCTATCAGAAGCTCTGCAGAATTGCTGCAGGAGAGCGATAA
- the LOC132131497 gene encoding regulator of G-protein signaling 21-like isoform X1, translating into MAVDSWAISPRSTMPGLIPQPLPTHLNMDRDDYRRNKTLGKNLMCRLKCLFTSSSAPESRLSLEDTQQWSQSLERLLGSKYGLATFRTFLKSEFSDENIEFWLKCEDYKKITSSHKMSSKARKIFEQFVEAESPKEINIDYQTREEIKRKVKSPTPQCFDEAQKIVYGLMERDSYPRFLRSEMYKTLLESFAADNAQT; encoded by the exons ATGGCTGTGGATTCCTGGGCAATAAGCCCTCGCTCTACCATGCCTGGCCTAATCCCACAACCTCTCCCAACACATCTCAACATGGACAGAGACGACTACAGGAGAAACAAGACCTT AGGAAAGAACCTCATGTGCCGACTAAAGTGTTTGTTCACCAGTTCATCTGCTCCTGAGAG CAGGCTAAGTTTAGAAGACACCCAACAATGGTCGCAATCTTTGGAGCGACTTCTCGGCTCCAAAT ATGGCCTGGCCACATTCCGCACCTTTCTGAAGTCGGAGTTCAGCGACGAGAACATCGAATTCTGGTTGAAGTGTGAGGACTACAAGAAGATAACGTCGTCCCATAAGATGAGCTCGAAGGCGAGGAAAATCTTCGAGCAATTTGTGGAAGCTGAATCTCCGAAAGAG ATAAACATCGACTATCAAACACGGGAGGAAATCAAGAGGAAAGTGAAGAGTCCGACGCCGCAGTGTTTCGACGAGGCTCAGAAGATCGTTTACGGACTGATGGAACGCGACTCTTACCCCAGATTTCTACGGTCTGAGATGTACAAGACCCTTCTTGAGTCCTTTGCTGCGGATAATGCTCAAACATGA
- the LOC132131497 gene encoding regulator of G-protein signaling 13-like isoform X2: protein MAVDSWAISPRSTMPGLIPQPLPTHLNMDRDDYRRNKTLGKNLMCRLKCLFTSSSAPERLSLEDTQQWSQSLERLLGSKYGLATFRTFLKSEFSDENIEFWLKCEDYKKITSSHKMSSKARKIFEQFVEAESPKEINIDYQTREEIKRKVKSPTPQCFDEAQKIVYGLMERDSYPRFLRSEMYKTLLESFAADNAQT, encoded by the exons ATGGCTGTGGATTCCTGGGCAATAAGCCCTCGCTCTACCATGCCTGGCCTAATCCCACAACCTCTCCCAACACATCTCAACATGGACAGAGACGACTACAGGAGAAACAAGACCTT AGGAAAGAACCTCATGTGCCGACTAAAGTGTTTGTTCACCAGTTCATCTGCTCCTGAGAG GCTAAGTTTAGAAGACACCCAACAATGGTCGCAATCTTTGGAGCGACTTCTCGGCTCCAAAT ATGGCCTGGCCACATTCCGCACCTTTCTGAAGTCGGAGTTCAGCGACGAGAACATCGAATTCTGGTTGAAGTGTGAGGACTACAAGAAGATAACGTCGTCCCATAAGATGAGCTCGAAGGCGAGGAAAATCTTCGAGCAATTTGTGGAAGCTGAATCTCCGAAAGAG ATAAACATCGACTATCAAACACGGGAGGAAATCAAGAGGAAAGTGAAGAGTCCGACGCCGCAGTGTTTCGACGAGGCTCAGAAGATCGTTTACGGACTGATGGAACGCGACTCTTACCCCAGATTTCTACGGTCTGAGATGTACAAGACCCTTCTTGAGTCCTTTGCTGCGGATAATGCTCAAACATGA
- the si:ch211-117l17.6 gene encoding regulator of G-protein signaling 21: MPKMVSPKSRIYEFKDLLRKERQPKTKKQKNNIRCVSIQKNTEDSHDQQDHGPKLADLLENRDYLDAFHSFLQSEFSEENIEFWLACREYKRMTSSGKLSNKAADIYKEFLHPMAQKEVNIDHHTREKIKRSLVKPDLTCFDEAEMHIYRLMEKDSCPRFLKSEAYQNLRNSTRNPV; the protein is encoded by the exons ATGCCTAAAATGGTTTCCCCGAAGAGTCGGATTTACGAGTTCAAGGACCTCCTTCGGAAAGAGAGACAACCCAAAAC GAAAAAGCAGAAAAACAATATCCGATGTGTTTCGATTCAGAAAAATACTGAAGACTCTCATGATCA ACAAGACCATGGGCCAAAGCTAGCTGATCTGCTTGAAAATAGAG ACTACCTGGATGCCTTTCATTCATTTCTCCAGTCTGAGTTTAGTGAGGAGAACATTGAATTTTGGCTTGCCTGCAGGGAATATAAGCGGATGACTTCATCTGGCAAGCTCTCTAACAAAGCAGCAGATATCTACAAAGAGTTTCTCCATCCCATGGCTCAAAAAGAG GTAAACATCGACCATCACACTCGTGAGAAGATCAAGAGATCCCTGGTGAAGCCTGACCTCACTTGTTTTGATGAAGCAGAGATGCATATATACAGACTTATGGAGAAAGACTCCTGCCCAAGGTTCCTCAAATCTGAGGCCTATCAGAACCTGAGGAACTCAACCAGGAACCCAGTGTAA
- the LOC132131290 gene encoding LOW QUALITY PROTEIN: platelet glycoprotein V (The sequence of the model RefSeq protein was modified relative to this genomic sequence to represent the inferred CDS: substituted 1 base at 1 genomic stop codon), with protein sequence MWFTFVLLQLLPLLTLGARCPDGCVCDIRGSAECTGDITDIPPLNPAATFLLLLNDTNIKVLKDRSFQPFSLLIRLMITHSTLDIIQPEAFHGAPQLRSIKLSSNALSVLPSKVFNELSNLEDLQLDGNRIASISSELFEALVNLTELNLSKNRLSQLDADVFQRLTKLNYLNLADNQLRNLPKTLFHNLRQLKSLVLSSNQLETLESGSFDHLSNLLVLMLQRNQIREIPPRLFWHLPSLLTLSMSSNQLQYIPAKSFYYLPNLTKLTFYKNPLISLPYQLMGHMPRLQDLYLYETNLSTVPWNLFANMTNLRTLNLYFNKLTSLPKSLFCCLPNLKKLSLRNNNLRELDPELFSNLNSLEILMLNENKLETLPSAIFRNTSKLEMLDLNHNHLRYLPGDVFAHLMVLKYLSLSGSKWNCDCSIMGIAEWIRENSKLISDLDKGVTCYEPYRLENHPLQTLTYAELHCGVFQTTFIGLNAITNRAPVKTARNTATATTTTFPTATSLLSDHIXVEQGYGNNNDMAFYDTIVLGNEPQIVHNNHYNGWVYLWTVPSTGPYSGFMMALYIVLLVTGVVLIAASLYALYQLHKMMRVLEKVTMGENQRLIARRVRSFQI encoded by the coding sequence TTGTCCCGATGGGTGCGTTTGTGACATTAGGGGTTCTGCAGAATGCACTGGGGACATCACTGACATACCCCCTCTCAACCCAGCTGCAACCTTCCTACTCCTGCTAAACGACACAAACATAAAGGTCCTCAAAGACAGAAGTTTTCAGCCGTTCTCTCTTCTGATACGACTGATGATCACGCATAGCACTCTTGACATCATCCAACCAGAAGCCTTCCATGGTGCTCCACAGCTTCGGTCCATCAAGCTCTCTTCAAATGCACTGTCTGTCCTCCCATCCAAGGTGTTTAATGAGTTGAGTAACTTGGAGGACCTGCAGCTAGATGGTAACCGAATAGCTTCCATTAGTTCAGAACTCTTTGAGGCGTTGGTCAACCTAACTGAACTAAATCTGAGCAAGAACCGCCTTTCGCAGCTGGACGCCGACGTCTTCCAGAGATTGACCAAGCTGAATTACCTAAACTTAGCTGATAACCAACTGAGGAACCTCCCGAAGACCCTTTTCCACAACCTCCGGCAACTCAAATCTCTGGTGCTCTCGTCCAACCAGTTGGAGACTCTTGAAAGTGGTTCCTTTGACCATTTAAGCAATTTGTTGGTGCTAATGCTACAGAGGAACCAGATCCGAGAGATTCCTCCACGTCTTTTCTGGCACTTGCCGTCCCTGCTCACCCTTTCAATGTCGAGCAACCAACTCCAGTATATTCCAGCCAAGAGCTTCTACTACTTACCCAACCTGACCAAGCTAACCTTCTACAAGAACCCCTTGATATCTCTACCTTACCAGCTAATGGGACACATGCCGAGACTCCAAGATCTGTATCTTTATGAAACCAATCTATCCACTGTCCCTTGGAACCTTTTTGCTAACATGACCAACCTACGGACTCTCAATTTATACTTCAACAAGTTGACCTCACTACCAAAAAGCCTCTTCTGTTGCCTGCCCAACCTGAAGAAACTGTCTCTGAGGAACAACAACCTTCGGGAACTGGACCCAGAGCTTTTCTCGAACTTGAATAGCCTTGAAATTCTGATGCTTAATGAGAACAAGCTTGAGACTCTCCCATCGGCAATCTTTCGCAACACCTCAAAACTAGAAATGCTAGACCTGAACCACAACCATCTGAGGTATCTCCCAGGAGATGTTTTTGCACACCTAATGGTGCTAAAGTACCTCTCTCTTAGCGGCAGCAAATGGAATTGCGACTGTAGCATTATGGGTATTGCAGAATGGATTCGTGAAAACTCAAAACTAATCAGTGACTTGGACAAAGGAGTAACATGCTATGAACCATATCGCTTAGAAAACCATCCTCTACAAACTCTGACTTACGCAGAACTCCATTGTGGTGTTTTCCAGACAACATTTATTGGTTTAAATGCCATTACCAATAGGGCTCCAGTGAAAACAGCAAGAAATACTGCGACTGCAACTACAACGACTTTTCCAACAGCCACCTCTCTACTTTCTGATCATATTTAGGTGGAACAAGGCTATGGTAACAACAATGATATGGCATTCTACGATACAATTGTGCTGGGTAATGAACCTCAAATTGTGCACAACAatcattataatggatgggtGTACCTGTGGACTGTCCCATCGACGGGTCCCTACAGTGGCTTCATGATGGCTTTGTACATTGTTCTCTTGGTCACTGGTGTGGTTCTGATCGCGGCAAGCTTATATGCATTGTATCAGCTTCATAAGATGATGCGGGTGTTAGAAAAAGTCACTATGGGAGAAAATCAGAGACTAATTGCTAGAAGAGTACGAAGCTTCCAAATCTAA